Proteins found in one Salvia splendens isolate huo1 chromosome 10, SspV2, whole genome shotgun sequence genomic segment:
- the LOC121753149 gene encoding 3-ketoacyl-CoA synthase 4-like isoform X1 — protein MAQPNPTTATADFQLSKYVKLGYHYFMKHFLALCLIPLIAFTLLKISADFESLYLSLKYNLASVSIFSGVVVSGLMVGFMTRPRSVYLVDYACYRPPDKLRVEFRKFMDHSRLTGDFDESSLEFQRKILERSGLGEETYLPDALHLLPPQPSMSAARAEAEQVMFGALDSLFRTTGVRAKQIGVLVVNCSLFNPTPSLSAMIVNKYKLRGDVKTFNLGGMGCSAGLIAVDLAKDMLQLHRNTYAAVVSTENITQNWYFGNKKSMLIPNCLFRMGASAVLLSNRPSDRRRSKYKILHVVRTHKGADDTAFKCVYQEQDDDNRNPKIRKIGVSLSKDLMAIAGEALKSNITTLGPLVLPVSEQLLFFMTLIARKIVNPKIKPYIPDFKLAFNHFCIHAGGRAVIDELERSLRLDPVHVEASRMTLHRFGNTSSSSIWYELAYIEAKGRVRKGQRVWQIAFGSGFKCNSAVWEALRNVGPSPDSPWLDCIHRYPVDLAQ, from the coding sequence atggCACAACCCAATcccaccaccgccaccgccgaTTTCCAGCTCAGCAAGTACGTGAAATTAGGGTACCATTATTTCATGAAGCATTTCTTAGCTTTGTGCCTAATCCCTCTCATTGCCTTCACATTGCTCAAAATATCGGCAGATTTCGAGAGTTTGTATCTCAGTCTCAAGTATAATCTCGCGAGTGTTTCGATTTTCTCGGGCGTGGTGGTATCTGGGTTGATGGTCGGGTTCATGACCCGGCCCAGATCCGTTTACCTAGTCGACTACGCTTGCTACCGCCCGCCCGATAAGCTCCGGGTCGAGTTCCGCAAGTTCATGGACCACTCGCGACTCACCGGCGACTTCGACGAGTCGTCGCTCGAGTTTCAAAGGAAGATTCTAGAGCGTTCCGGGCTCGGTGAGGAGACGTACCTCCCGGACGCCCTCCACCTCCTCCCGCCGCAGCCGTCGATGTCCGCCGCGCGCGCCGAGGCGGAGCAGGTGATGTTCGGCGCGCTGGATAGCCTCTTCCGAACAACCGGCGTCCGGGCGAAGCAGATCGGGGTTTTGGTGGTGAATTGCAGCCTATTTAATCCGACACCGTCGCTGTCCGCCATGATCGTCAACAAATACAAGCTCCGCGGCGATGTGAAGACCTTCAATTTGGGCGGGATGGGGTGCAGCGCGGGGTTAATCGCCGTCGATTTGGCGAAGGACATGCTTCAGCTCCACCGCAACACCTACGCCGCCGTGGTGAGCACCGAGAACATCACGCAGAATTGGTACTTCGGCAACAAGAAATCAATGCTAATCCCCAATTGCCTCTTTCGCATGGGCGCCTCCGCAGTCCTCCTCTCTAATCGCCCCTCCGATCGGCGCCGATCCAAATACAAAATCCTCCACGTCGTCCGGACGCACAAAGGCGCCGACGACACCGCCTTCAAATGCGTCTACCAAGAGCAGGACGACGACAATCGAAATCCGAAAATCAGGAAGATCGGAGTTTCGCTGTCGAAGGATCTGATGGCGATCGCCGGAGAGGCGCTGAAATCGAACATCACGACGCTGGGGCCGTTGGTGCTGCCGGTGAGCGAGCAGCTGCTGTTTTTCATGACACTAATCGCGCGCAAAATCGTGAACCCTAAAATCAAGCCGTACATACCGGATTTCAAGCTGGCGTTCAACCACTTCTGCATCCACGCGGGGGGGCGAGCCGTGATCGACGAGCTGGAGCGGAGCCTGCGGCTGGATCCGGTGCACGTGGAGGCGTCGCGGATGACTCTGCATAGATTCGGGAACACTTCGTCGAGCTCGATTTGGTACGAGTTGGCGTACATAGAGGCGAAGGGGCGGGTGAGGAAGGGGCAGCGGGTGTGGCAGATTGCGTTCGGGAGTGGGTTTAAGTGCAACAGCGCCGTTTGGGAGGCGCTGCGCAATGTGGGGCCGTCCCCCGATAGCCCGTGGCTCGACTGCATCCACCGTTATCCGGTCGACTTGGCCCAGTGA
- the LOC121753149 gene encoding 3-ketoacyl-CoA synthase 4-like isoform X2, with amino-acid sequence MVGFMTRPRSVYLVDYACYRPPDKLRVEFRKFMDHSRLTGDFDESSLEFQRKILERSGLGEETYLPDALHLLPPQPSMSAARAEAEQVMFGALDSLFRTTGVRAKQIGVLVVNCSLFNPTPSLSAMIVNKYKLRGDVKTFNLGGMGCSAGLIAVDLAKDMLQLHRNTYAAVVSTENITQNWYFGNKKSMLIPNCLFRMGASAVLLSNRPSDRRRSKYKILHVVRTHKGADDTAFKCVYQEQDDDNRNPKIRKIGVSLSKDLMAIAGEALKSNITTLGPLVLPVSEQLLFFMTLIARKIVNPKIKPYIPDFKLAFNHFCIHAGGRAVIDELERSLRLDPVHVEASRMTLHRFGNTSSSSIWYELAYIEAKGRVRKGQRVWQIAFGSGFKCNSAVWEALRNVGPSPDSPWLDCIHRYPVDLAQ; translated from the coding sequence ATGGTCGGGTTCATGACCCGGCCCAGATCCGTTTACCTAGTCGACTACGCTTGCTACCGCCCGCCCGATAAGCTCCGGGTCGAGTTCCGCAAGTTCATGGACCACTCGCGACTCACCGGCGACTTCGACGAGTCGTCGCTCGAGTTTCAAAGGAAGATTCTAGAGCGTTCCGGGCTCGGTGAGGAGACGTACCTCCCGGACGCCCTCCACCTCCTCCCGCCGCAGCCGTCGATGTCCGCCGCGCGCGCCGAGGCGGAGCAGGTGATGTTCGGCGCGCTGGATAGCCTCTTCCGAACAACCGGCGTCCGGGCGAAGCAGATCGGGGTTTTGGTGGTGAATTGCAGCCTATTTAATCCGACACCGTCGCTGTCCGCCATGATCGTCAACAAATACAAGCTCCGCGGCGATGTGAAGACCTTCAATTTGGGCGGGATGGGGTGCAGCGCGGGGTTAATCGCCGTCGATTTGGCGAAGGACATGCTTCAGCTCCACCGCAACACCTACGCCGCCGTGGTGAGCACCGAGAACATCACGCAGAATTGGTACTTCGGCAACAAGAAATCAATGCTAATCCCCAATTGCCTCTTTCGCATGGGCGCCTCCGCAGTCCTCCTCTCTAATCGCCCCTCCGATCGGCGCCGATCCAAATACAAAATCCTCCACGTCGTCCGGACGCACAAAGGCGCCGACGACACCGCCTTCAAATGCGTCTACCAAGAGCAGGACGACGACAATCGAAATCCGAAAATCAGGAAGATCGGAGTTTCGCTGTCGAAGGATCTGATGGCGATCGCCGGAGAGGCGCTGAAATCGAACATCACGACGCTGGGGCCGTTGGTGCTGCCGGTGAGCGAGCAGCTGCTGTTTTTCATGACACTAATCGCGCGCAAAATCGTGAACCCTAAAATCAAGCCGTACATACCGGATTTCAAGCTGGCGTTCAACCACTTCTGCATCCACGCGGGGGGGCGAGCCGTGATCGACGAGCTGGAGCGGAGCCTGCGGCTGGATCCGGTGCACGTGGAGGCGTCGCGGATGACTCTGCATAGATTCGGGAACACTTCGTCGAGCTCGATTTGGTACGAGTTGGCGTACATAGAGGCGAAGGGGCGGGTGAGGAAGGGGCAGCGGGTGTGGCAGATTGCGTTCGGGAGTGGGTTTAAGTGCAACAGCGCCGTTTGGGAGGCGCTGCGCAATGTGGGGCCGTCCCCCGATAGCCCGTGGCTCGACTGCATCCACCGTTATCCGGTCGACTTGGCCCAGTGA